A portion of the Chondrinema litorale genome contains these proteins:
- a CDS encoding C40 family peptidase: MEGISFITDKYGYKKQVVVDIDLHGKLLKKLFKKLDLETEDRVDVSPRTLHVNGGGGIEPIPVSTSQIEEVKNQKQIEIEEEEKKEIENTSFIQPDSVLSAMTLEDQEKALKIQAILEKAESLIGTPYSFGGVDNSGIDCSGFTSLSFGAAEIALPRISKDQSLVGNAITQTELKPGDLVFFGTGTPNSVNHVGIVAEANSPEDIKFIHASSSKGVTISSLNSGYWSGVYIKAKRVV, translated from the coding sequence ATGGAAGGAATAAGCTTTATAACCGATAAATACGGATACAAAAAACAAGTGGTAGTTGATATTGATTTACATGGTAAATTATTAAAAAAACTATTTAAGAAACTTGATCTAGAAACTGAAGATAGAGTAGACGTGTCGCCAAGGACTTTGCATGTGAATGGAGGAGGGGGTATTGAGCCAATTCCAGTTTCTACATCACAAATTGAAGAAGTAAAAAATCAGAAACAGATAGAAATAGAAGAGGAAGAAAAGAAAGAAATTGAAAATACTTCTTTTATACAACCTGATAGCGTATTATCTGCAATGACGCTAGAAGATCAGGAAAAAGCACTTAAAATACAGGCAATTCTAGAAAAAGCAGAGTCTTTAATTGGTACGCCATATTCTTTTGGAGGTGTAGATAACAGTGGAATAGATTGTTCTGGGTTTACAAGTTTGTCTTTTGGAGCTGCAGAAATTGCTCTTCCAAGAATATCAAAAGATCAATCTTTAGTAGGTAATGCAATAACACAAACCGAATTAAAACCCGGTGATTTGGTTTTTTTCGGTACGGGAACTCCAAATTCAGTTAATCATGTTGGTATCGTAGCGGAAGCCAACAGTCCAGAAGATATTAAGTTTATTCATGCTTCAAGCAGTAAAGGTGTCACAATTTCATCATTAAACAGTGGCTACTGGTCGGGTGTTTATATAAAAGCCAAGCGAGTAGTTTAA